The DNA region TGTCGGTCAAAACTGGCGTGCCGCCGCGCCGCATTTCAACGGGCAGGCCTTCTCTGTATGTCTCAACGATCTGACGGGCTTCTTCGGCTGTACCCGGCGTCTTCAGGCGGCCAAGTATGGTCAGCCACTCCGTTGGTGACGAGCGGTTCGACCCGTCCATGAAGTAGTTCATGTTGGGATCGATGAGAGTCCTCAGCGTATCCAGCGGCATGTAGATGTCGGGTGCGGTCGTCAGCGACAACCCGCGGAACTTCGGCGGCGCCACACCAACAATCGTGGTGGCCGTACCGCCGACGCTCAGGGTCTTGCCCATTATGTGAGGGTCGGCATTGAGGCGCAGACGCCAGTATCGATCCGACAGTACCGCCACCGGCGGCGCGCCGCGTTGATCGTTCTCTGGCCTGAATCCCGCGCCCATCGTCACGCTGATGCCCAGCACGTCAAAGAAGTTGCCGCTCGCAAACATCACGCTGCGGCTCATGGGCACGTCACCTTCCTTGACCATGAGCGTGTGGGAGCCGGCGGCGGCGACTTCGGCAAACGCCCCGCTGTCCCGGATCGCGGGAAACTGAGGGTAGATATGGGTGTACGAGGTGCGGCCTGGCGAGCCGTCGCGTCCGGCCGACTGCATTCCCACAACTTGCAGACTCTCAGGCGACTCCACAGGAAGCGGCGAGAGCAACACCGCCGACAGCAGCGTCCACGTCGTCGCGGCGGCCGCCAGGCCACACGCCAGCGTGATCACCGAGGCCACCGACGCACCGGGCTGTTTTACCAACCGCCGCAGCGCCAAACTGATCTCGTCCGATCGCAGTCGTGGCATCACGCTCCCCCTTCGTTTGCGCGTTAGGACGCCGGCTACCCAGTCGTTGGTTTGCGCCGAATGGCGGCGTACATCCGTTCCACGGCGGCGCGGAGTGCTGCCGTGCCCTCGGCATATTGCCCGCGCGCCACGGTGAGCGGTTCGCTGAACTGCATGACCACTCGAGCGCCCCCGCCCGGCCACAGTCGCTTCCACTGAAACGATCGGCTCCTCGGCCACAGTTCAAACAGGCCGTCCATGGCCACGGGTACGATGGGCGCGTTCAGGTGTGCAGACAAAATCGGCGCGCCCTTCTTGAAGGTCTTTAATTCGCCGTCGATCGTGCGTTCGCCCTCGGGGAACAGAATCAGCACCTTGCCCAGCCGCAACCCTGTGGCGCCTGCGCGCATCGCGCTCTCGAGGTTGGAGTCGGAGTCCACCGGAATGACATTGGTGAATCGCGCCACCCACTTCATGAACGGCGTCTGGTAATACTCGGCAGCGCCTACGGCGAAGACCTGCCGCAGGGTGCGGAAGGGCACCACGCCGAGCATCAGGAACGCATCCAGATACGACTGGTGATTGGGACTCAGGATGTAGGGTCCCGTCTGGGGGATGTGCTGCTGCCCCGACGCGCGGAGGCGGAAGAACGGCCGGATGATCCGAATCAGCACATAGAAGATCAGCGCCCGCCCGAATGTCGATCGACTCAACTGTGCGTGATGTTCGGGGTCCGGAGGCTGGTTGAGCAGCGTCTCCCACATCTGGTTGCTGTGGTCGGACTGGTCCACAGTCGCGTCAGTGGCAGCGCCAGCCGTAGGCGTTGCGACGAGCACCGCGTCCACGAGTTGCCGTACGGTGAAGATCGTCGCTCGAGCCTCCGGCGCAACCCGTCGTCCGTGCTGCTGTTCAATCAAGCTCAACAACTCCACGCGCTCCATCGAATCAAGCGCGAGGTCCAGGTCCAGATTGGCATCGGGCCGCACCTCCACTTGTGGAATGCGTGCGCTGATCGTGGCCATGGCCGCGGCATGGGCCGGAGTCTGCAGCCACGTCGTCTCCTCGGGAGACAACGGCCGCGCCTCCGCCGCTTCAGCTGTCACCGCTTCTTCACGCAACCGCTTCTCGATTTGATGCCGGCGGATCTTGCCGGTGGTGGTGCGCGGCAGGGGTTCCATCCAGATGTCGTACGTGAGGATGCGTTTGTGCGGAGGCAGGTGCACCGACCGGCCTTCCACCTCAAACCGCACCAGTTGCTGCACATTCACGACGCCGCGCTCGCGCAGCACCTGTTCATCAGGCACGATTACCGCATGCAACCGCTCTCCTGAGGCATCGTCATTGCGGTTGAAGCCGAGGACGCAGAGTTCCTTGATGACTGGCGCCTCGCGGTAGTGCGCTTCGATCTCCTCGGGATAGAGGTTCTTGCCCGAGGCCAGTACGATCATCTCCTTCTTCCGGCCCGTGATGTACAGGCGGCCGTCGGCATCAAGGCGGCCAAGGTCGCCGGTGTAGAGCCAGCCGTCGCGCAATGTCTCGGCGGTGGCATCGGGCCGGTTGAAATATTCCCGCATGATGATGGGGCCGCGGATCAGGATCTCGCCATCCTCGTGCTCACGGGCTTCCTCGCCGGATTCGCGTGGAGCGATCTTGATCTCGACACCCTTGAGCGGGTGGCCGACCGACGTCGTGTACTTGTCTCCCGGTCGCATGATGCACGCGCCGCCCGAGGTTTCCGTCAGGCCGTACGCGTTGAGCAGGTTGAAGCCCAGACCATACAGGTTGCGCCCGACGGTCGGGTCGAACTTCGAGCCCCCGGTCACCAGCACTCGCATGTTCGGTCCCAACACACGATGGATCTTTGCAAACCACCGGCGTCCGGGGTTCACCC from Acidobacteriota bacterium includes:
- a CDS encoding AMP-binding protein; the protein is MANFYERFSEAASRFSALPAIELQTADQLRSTTYGQLAKESSDFAAWLHTQGVGPNDRVAILGDNDARWIAAYLGVLRLGAIAVPLDTAYKAAQVRTVIENSGARLIFTTTRYVETVRKAVEPWQGFLVSLLHEPTPPGEPPAVVARGPNDAAVILYTSGTTADPKGVVLTHGNLEAERLAAFSVVDVTDRDAVLGVLPLFHSLAQMANLLLPLAVGGRVVFLETVSSTSLLGALQTRGITILACVPQFFYLIHERVMSEVGKSNAVRRTLFRVLLRTNDWLRTHTGVNPGRRWFAKIHRVLGPNMRVLVTGGSKFDPTVGRNLYGLGFNLLNAYGLTETSGGACIMRPGDKYTTSVGHPLKGVEIKIAPRESGEEAREHEDGEILIRGPIIMREYFNRPDATAETLRDGWLYTGDLGRLDADGRLYITGRKKEMIVLASGKNLYPEEIEAHYREAPVIKELCVLGFNRNDDASGERLHAVIVPDEQVLRERGVVNVQQLVRFEVEGRSVHLPPHKRILTYDIWMEPLPRTTTGKIRRHQIEKRLREEAVTAEAAEARPLSPEETTWLQTPAHAAAMATISARIPQVEVRPDANLDLDLALDSMERVELLSLIEQQHGRRVAPEARATIFTVRQLVDAVLVATPTAGAATDATVDQSDHSNQMWETLLNQPPDPEHHAQLSRSTFGRALIFYVLIRIIRPFFRLRASGQQHIPQTGPYILSPNHQSYLDAFLMLGVVPFRTLRQVFAVGAAEYYQTPFMKWVARFTNVIPVDSDSNLESAMRAGATGLRLGKVLILFPEGERTIDGELKTFKKGAPILSAHLNAPIVPVAMDGLFELWPRSRSFQWKRLWPGGGARVVMQFSEPLTVARGQYAEGTAALRAAVERMYAAIRRKPTTG